A portion of the Deinococcus sp. Leaf326 genome contains these proteins:
- a CDS encoding serine hydrolase — protein MTATPIHTDLAEQFEHEARRLLGEYGIPGVTLGLLTPEGDHFVNLGVTSLDHPLPVTSETLFQIGSTTKTLTSLTLSVLEAQGKLKLDDLVHTHLPDFRLNDESVAAELTVRDLLTHQGGFQGDLFEDTGDGDDAVARVVTVLAGVEQMVPLRGHWSYNNAGFYVAGRIIEVLSGLTYDAVVTELVLRPLGMTKTLFCANQIMTYRFAAGHNKIGDEMAVQRPWMMMRSAAPAGSTCSSTVQDMARYARYLMTGTVPVPSGNPDVVGTQMAAATLLGALDRSALWARTVPTGLSLNGFPGSSGEMGQSWFVDRPAGTLILSHGGTTQGQQSDFWVAPDRGVAFIAMTNASNGHALHRRLSDWVKREVLGLLTPVLEDHSLPPERLQALAGEYAVFGLPVSVKLLVENGTLTLILPTLTEEEPERAALRLIGPDRAVIGGGDIDGFGVEFLLGEGGQVEFLRFGGRLYPRAPQSV, from the coding sequence ATGACTGCAACACCGATCCACACCGACCTCGCTGAGCAGTTCGAACACGAAGCCCGGCGCCTGCTGGGGGAGTACGGCATTCCCGGAGTGACCCTCGGGCTGCTGACGCCGGAGGGCGACCACTTCGTGAACCTGGGCGTGACCAGCCTGGACCATCCCCTACCGGTCACCTCCGAAACCCTCTTCCAGATCGGCAGTACCACCAAGACCCTGACCTCGCTGACCCTCTCGGTGCTCGAGGCGCAAGGCAAACTGAAGCTCGACGACCTGGTCCACACCCACCTGCCGGACTTCCGGCTGAACGATGAGTCAGTGGCGGCCGAGCTGACCGTGCGTGATCTGCTGACCCACCAGGGCGGCTTCCAGGGGGACCTGTTCGAGGATACTGGCGACGGTGACGACGCGGTAGCCCGCGTGGTCACCGTCTTGGCTGGCGTGGAGCAGATGGTGCCGCTGCGCGGGCACTGGAGCTACAACAACGCCGGGTTTTACGTGGCCGGGCGCATCATTGAGGTCCTCAGCGGCTTGACCTACGACGCGGTGGTCACAGAGCTCGTGCTCAGGCCGCTGGGTATGACCAAGACGCTGTTCTGCGCCAATCAGATCATGACCTACCGCTTTGCGGCCGGGCACAACAAGATCGGCGATGAGATGGCCGTGCAGCGCCCCTGGATGATGATGCGCTCTGCGGCACCGGCTGGCAGCACGTGCTCGTCGACCGTGCAGGACATGGCCCGCTACGCTCGGTACCTGATGACTGGCACCGTCCCCGTCCCCTCCGGTAATCCTGACGTTGTAGGTACCCAAATGGCTGCAGCTACGCTGTTGGGGGCTCTCGACCGGAGTGCACTCTGGGCGCGCACCGTGCCCACTGGGCTGTCTCTCAACGGATTTCCTGGCAGCAGCGGCGAGATGGGCCAGAGCTGGTTCGTGGACCGGCCGGCCGGCACGCTGATCCTCAGTCATGGCGGCACTACGCAAGGGCAACAGTCAGACTTCTGGGTTGCCCCAGACCGGGGTGTGGCCTTCATCGCCATGACGAACGCGTCGAACGGGCATGCGCTACACCGCCGGCTCAGCGACTGGGTCAAGCGCGAGGTGCTGGGCCTCCTCACTCCCGTCCTCGAGGATCACTCACTCCCGCCCGAGCGACTACAGGCGCTCGCCGGCGAGTACGCGGTCTTCGGTCTGCCAGTCAGCGTGAAGTTGCTTGTCGAAAACGGCACACTGACGCTGATCCTGCCCACCCTGACGGAGGAGGAGCCCGAACGCGCCGCGCTGCGCCTGATCGGCCCGGACCGGGCGGTGATCGGCGGCGGCGACATTGACGGTTTCGGCGTGGAATTCCTACTGGGCGAGGGCGGGCAGGTCGAGTTCCTGCGGTTCGGCGGGCGCCTCTATCCGCGCGCACCGCAAAGCGTGTAG
- a CDS encoding dipeptidase, whose translation MNHRPPAPDFGVAVSPVPLIVDAHLDLAWSSQANGRDLTRRVAEIRRAEGRTRDNIMLTLPDLARGSIALVFGTLYAQPASLSFAQDLVSAHPGGYTTPAEARAQATAQLKQYRRWEDGGHLRLIRSLPDLEDHLHRWPQDAVPGVVLTIEGADPILSPDDFDWWWRQGVRSVGLAWTGTRYAGGTGDPRGLTPLGRELLAAMRERGALHDASHLAEEAFWEAVDLTAPGALIASHSNARALLTSAKRADLPSDRHLSDEMIRAIGSHGGVIGLNLMNSFLDADWTLRERAVPVRVQDQVARHWAYVAGLVGWHSVGIGSDLDAGAGREESPEELDDAADWPRLADAVPPEHREGTLSGNWLRVLRANLPRT comes from the coding sequence ATGAATCACCGACCCCCAGCGCCTGATTTCGGAGTGGCCGTTTCCCCCGTACCCCTCATCGTGGACGCCCACCTCGACCTGGCCTGGAGCAGTCAGGCCAACGGGCGCGACCTCACGCGGCGGGTGGCCGAGATCCGCCGGGCCGAGGGGCGCACGCGGGACAACATCATGCTGACGCTCCCGGATCTGGCGCGCGGCAGCATCGCGCTGGTGTTCGGCACGCTGTACGCCCAACCGGCCAGCCTCTCGTTCGCGCAAGATCTCGTCTCAGCGCACCCGGGCGGCTACACCACGCCCGCCGAGGCGCGCGCCCAGGCGACGGCGCAACTGAAGCAGTACCGGCGCTGGGAAGACGGCGGTCACCTGCGATTGATCCGGAGTCTGCCTGACCTCGAGGACCACCTGCACCGCTGGCCGCAAGATGCAGTGCCGGGCGTGGTCCTCACTATCGAAGGCGCTGATCCCATCCTCTCGCCAGACGATTTTGACTGGTGGTGGCGCCAGGGCGTTCGCTCGGTGGGGCTCGCCTGGACCGGCACTCGCTACGCAGGCGGCACCGGCGATCCGCGCGGCCTTACGCCACTGGGCCGCGAGTTGCTCGCTGCCATGCGGGAACGTGGCGCGCTGCACGACGCGTCACATCTCGCGGAAGAGGCCTTCTGGGAAGCGGTGGACCTCACGGCTCCTGGCGCTCTGATCGCCTCGCACAGCAACGCCCGAGCCCTGCTGACCTCCGCCAAACGCGCTGACCTGCCTTCTGACCGGCACCTCAGCGACGAGATGATCCGTGCGATTGGCAGCCATGGCGGCGTCATCGGGCTGAACCTCATGAACTCGTTTCTCGACGCGGACTGGACCCTCCGTGAGCGGGCTGTGCCGGTACGCGTGCAAGACCAAGTCGCGCGGCACTGGGCCTACGTGGCGGGACTGGTTGGGTGGCACAGCGTAGGGATCGGCTCGGATCTCGACGCCGGCGCCGGACGCGAGGAGAGTCCCGAGGAGCTCGACGACGCCGCCGACTGGCCGCGGTTGGCTGACGCCGTGCCCCCAGAACACCGTGAGGGCACGTTGAGCGGCAACTGGCTGCGCGTGCTGCGCGCCAACCTGCCCCGCACGTAG
- a CDS encoding amidohydrolase family protein — MSDAVWITGGTVIDGTGAPGRRAEVLLEGGRIARIVPPGTPAPAGAEVMDATGQVVAPGFIDVMSHSVATLLHDPRSLGKVTQGVTTEIMGEGWTPAPAVSGEPHGFPVHGLPGGDERWAACSRGWTRFGDWLAAQEEVGAAVNFGSFLGGATVRMAARGHAQGESNPEELGRMCQLTREAMEDGAFGLATALIYPPGSYASTDELVAICREVAAYSGIYITHMRSEGEGLLAGLEEALDITARSGARLHLYHLKAAGRPAWPLMEPLIERVNQERAAGRDIHADLYLYTAGGTGLSAVTPPWASEDDALRARLHDPAQRARIRQAMLEPDGTWEPLGSLAGPKGVFPVGLRHPDHQPYVGRSLAEIAGMRGQDWIDAALDLIVAEPGRVGSLFHLMSETNIERQLREPWVMLGSDAAGCDPAAQTDGSTGGHPRSFGNFTRLLAHYVRGQHVLTLEDAVHRMTGLPARHLRLEGRGELREGAFADVVIFDPAGVRDLATYAHSEQLSEGVRDVWVNGVPVLRGGEHTGARPGRRLYGPGARPAGVTHESPTPSA, encoded by the coding sequence GTGAGCGACGCCGTCTGGATCACAGGCGGCACCGTGATCGACGGTACCGGCGCGCCCGGCCGGCGGGCAGAGGTGCTGCTCGAAGGCGGCCGCATTGCCCGGATCGTGCCGCCCGGCACGCCCGCCCCCGCCGGTGCTGAGGTGATGGACGCCACAGGGCAGGTGGTCGCCCCTGGCTTCATCGATGTGATGAGTCACTCAGTCGCCACACTGCTGCACGACCCCCGCAGCCTGGGCAAAGTGACGCAGGGCGTCACCACCGAAATCATGGGTGAAGGCTGGACCCCCGCGCCCGCCGTGAGCGGCGAACCGCACGGCTTTCCTGTGCATGGCCTGCCCGGTGGCGACGAGCGTTGGGCGGCCTGCTCCAGGGGTTGGACCCGCTTCGGGGACTGGCTTGCGGCGCAGGAGGAGGTTGGCGCCGCCGTCAACTTCGGCTCCTTCCTTGGCGGGGCCACCGTGCGGATGGCCGCTCGGGGTCACGCTCAGGGGGAGAGCAATCCTGAGGAACTCGGCCGGATGTGCCAGCTGACGCGCGAGGCGATGGAAGACGGCGCCTTCGGCCTCGCCACCGCCCTGATCTACCCTCCCGGCAGCTACGCCAGCACCGACGAGCTCGTGGCGATCTGCCGAGAGGTCGCGGCGTACAGCGGCATCTACATCACCCACATGCGTTCCGAGGGCGAGGGCCTGCTCGCCGGCCTTGAGGAGGCGCTCGACATCACCGCTCGTAGCGGCGCGCGGCTGCACCTCTACCACCTCAAGGCTGCGGGGCGCCCCGCCTGGCCGCTGATGGAGCCGCTGATCGAACGGGTGAACCAGGAGCGGGCTGCGGGCCGCGACATTCACGCCGACCTGTACCTCTACACCGCCGGTGGGACGGGCCTGTCGGCCGTCACGCCGCCCTGGGCGAGTGAGGACGACGCGCTGCGGGCGCGTCTACACGACCCGGCGCAGCGCGCCCGCATCCGCCAAGCAATGCTCGAGCCGGATGGCACCTGGGAGCCTCTGGGCAGCCTGGCTGGCCCCAAGGGGGTCTTCCCGGTAGGCCTACGTCACCCAGATCACCAGCCGTACGTGGGCCGCTCTTTGGCGGAAATCGCCGGCATGCGAGGTCAGGACTGGATCGACGCGGCCCTCGACCTGATCGTTGCCGAGCCCGGCCGGGTCGGCAGCCTCTTTCACCTGATGAGCGAAACGAACATTGAGCGGCAGCTGCGCGAACCCTGGGTCATGCTCGGGTCGGACGCGGCGGGCTGTGACCCGGCCGCCCAGACAGACGGCAGCACCGGCGGTCATCCCCGCTCATTCGGGAATTTCACGCGGCTACTCGCCCATTACGTTCGCGGCCAGCACGTCCTGACCCTGGAAGATGCCGTGCACCGCATGACCGGCCTGCCGGCGCGGCACCTACGCCTCGAGGGGCGAGGTGAACTGCGTGAAGGGGCCTTCGCGGACGTGGTGATCTTCGACCCGGCCGGCGTGCGTGACCTGGCCACCTACGCCCACTCGGAACAGCTGTCCGAAGGGGTGCGTGACGTCTGGGTGAACGGTGTTCCGGTCCTGCGCGGCGGCGAACATACCGGTGCCCGTCCTGGGCGCCGTCTGTACGGCCCCGGCGCCCGTCCCGCAGGAGTGACCCATGAATCACCGACCCCCAGCGCCTGA
- a CDS encoding serine hydrolase, translating into MTALTTPATHTDLAERFEHEARRLLEEFRIPGVTLGLLTPDGDHIVNLGVTSLENPLPITADTIFQIGSNTKTLTSLTISVLEAQGKLSRDDLVRTYLPDFRLSDESVAAELTILDTLTHQGGFQGDLFEDTGDGDDALAKVLDLLAEAPQVVPLRGHWSYNNAGFYVAGRVIEVVTGLTWEAAVTELVLKPLGMTKTLFFPNEIMTHRFAAGHNKIEEEFVVQRPWQMVRSAGPAGSTCSSTANDMARYAHYIMSGTVPTVQTDTDTGETTTEVGAASGVTSLATLDRSRLWAPVRPIGIALNGFPGDQGQIGQSWFIDQYDAAVILSHGGTTMGHQSDFWLSPDRKVAFIAMTNASNGHAYNRRLSEWVKREVLGLTAPDIADHQPSEAELQELAGTYLVVGQPLKMEAEVRGGVLTLLIPDTAAGGTKDAALRFIAPDRAIITGGDMDGYAIDFLRDEAGQVEFLKVVVRLYPRQRDDVTAQPLPALEEV; encoded by the coding sequence ATGACTGCACTGACGACCCCAGCGACCCACACCGACCTGGCTGAGCGCTTCGAACACGAAGCCCGGCGCCTGCTCGAGGAATTTAGAATTCCTGGCGTCACGCTCGGACTGCTGACGCCGGACGGCGACCACATCGTGAACCTGGGCGTCACGAGTCTGGAAAACCCACTGCCGATCACCGCCGATACCATCTTCCAGATTGGCAGCAACACCAAGACCCTGACTTCGCTGACCATCTCGGTGCTCGAAGCGCAGGGTAAACTCAGCCGGGACGATCTGGTCCGCACCTATCTGCCGGACTTCCGGTTGAGTGACGAATCGGTGGCGGCCGAGCTGACCATCCTCGACACCCTCACCCACCAGGGCGGCTTCCAGGGAGATCTGTTCGAGGACACCGGCGACGGTGACGACGCCCTTGCCAAGGTGCTCGACCTGCTCGCTGAGGCGCCGCAGGTGGTCCCGCTACGCGGCCACTGGAGTTACAACAACGCCGGATTCTACGTGGCTGGGCGCGTCATTGAGGTCGTGACTGGTTTGACGTGGGAAGCGGCCGTAACCGAGCTTGTCCTCAAGCCGCTCGGCATGACCAAGACCCTGTTTTTTCCGAACGAGATCATGACCCACCGCTTCGCTGCGGGGCACAACAAGATCGAGGAGGAGTTCGTCGTGCAGCGGCCCTGGCAGATGGTCCGTTCGGCCGGACCGGCGGGCAGCACCTGCTCCTCGACCGCGAACGACATGGCCCGCTACGCCCACTACATCATGTCCGGCACGGTACCCACAGTCCAGACGGACACGGACACCGGCGAGACTACCACCGAGGTTGGCGCGGCGTCCGGCGTCACGAGCCTCGCCACACTCGACCGCAGCCGGCTGTGGGCGCCGGTGCGGCCTATCGGTATCGCCCTCAACGGCTTCCCCGGCGACCAGGGGCAGATCGGGCAGAGCTGGTTCATTGACCAGTACGACGCCGCAGTGATCCTCAGTCACGGCGGGACCACCATGGGCCACCAGTCGGATTTCTGGCTGTCCCCGGACCGCAAGGTGGCCTTCATCGCCATGACGAATGCCAGCAACGGCCACGCCTACAACCGCCGGCTCAGCGAGTGGGTCAAACGCGAGGTGCTCGGCCTGACCGCGCCTGACATTGCGGATCATCAGCCCAGCGAGGCCGAACTTCAGGAGCTCGCCGGTACGTACCTGGTCGTCGGGCAACCTCTCAAGATGGAAGCGGAAGTGCGCGGCGGTGTGCTGACCCTCCTGATTCCCGACACGGCGGCCGGCGGCACCAAGGACGCCGCCCTGCGCTTCATCGCTCCGGACCGCGCGATCATCACGGGCGGCGACATGGACGGCTACGCCATCGACTTCCTGCGAGATGAAGCGGGGCAGGTGGAGTTCCTGAAAGTCGTCGTGCGACTCTATCCCCGCCAACGCGACGACGTGACGGCCCAGCCCCTGCCGGCGCTGGAAGAGGTGTGA